In a genomic window of Helianthus annuus cultivar XRQ/B chromosome 10, HanXRQr2.0-SUNRISE, whole genome shotgun sequence:
- the LOC110884291 gene encoding protein SENESCENCE-ASSOCIATED GENE 21, mitochondrial: MLHQRPQEHKFYSLRRSFNQFFIGQMASAKRISSFIVDQLSGVARRGFATGRQGSVNGGVKVSGGAMMKKAAGEESKKSSSWVPDPITGYYKPEGQINPVDATELRELPLKLKNRRN; encoded by the exons ATGCTTCATCAACGCCCACAAGAACACAAGTTTTATAGCTTACGTCGGTCATTCAATCAATTCTTTATCGGACAAATGGCTAGCGCTAAGCGTATCTCATCTTTCATCGTTGATCAACTCTCTGGTGTTGCCAG ACGCGGATTTGCAACAGGGAGACAGGGGAGCGTGAATGGTGGCGTGAAGGTAAGTGGAGGTGCTATGATGAAAAAAGCAGCAGGTGAGGAATCGAAGAAATCGAGTTCATGGGTTCCGGATCCAATAACGGGTTACTACAAGCCAGAGGGCCAAATAAACCCGGTTGATGCTACTGAGCTCCGTGAACTACCGTTGAAACTGAAAAACCGTCGGAACTAA
- the LOC110884289 gene encoding uncharacterized protein At5g01610 has product MPSIIIFTSLILLISSPPLTTANGGDDDNFTAYDVIESYGFPKGILPIGVTGYELDKSTGKFKAFFNDTCSFSLEGTYDLRYKSTIGGTISKGRLTNLTGVSVKVWLFWLNIVEVYVTDDELGFSVGIASAGFPIGNFEMCPQCGCGMDCDGGVGSDRSQGVRGSRSNSFVSSV; this is encoded by the coding sequence ATGCcatcaatcatcatcttcacttcCTTAATCCTCTTAATCTCatcaccaccactcaccaccgcTAACGGCGGCGATGACGACAACTTCACCGCCTATGACGTCATCGAATCATACGGCTTCCCAAAAGGCATTCTCCCGATCGGCGTCACCGGCTACGAACTGGACAAATCAACTGGTAAATTCAAAGCGTTCTTCAACGACACTTGCAGCTTCTCGTTAGAAGGTACGTATGATCTAAGATACAAATCCACTATTGGAGGAACCATTTCGAAAGGTAGGTTAACGAATTTAACTGGAGTTAGTGTGAAGGTGTGGTTGTTTTGGTTGAATATTGTTGAGGTTTATGTTACTGATGATGAGCTAGGGTTTTCGGTTGGGATTGCTTCTGCTGGTTTTCCGATTGGGAATTTTGAAATGTGCCCGCAGTGTGGGTGTGGAATGGATTGTGATGGTGGTGTTGGTAGTGATCGGAGTCAGGGGGTACGGGGAAGTAGATCGAATTCGTTTGTTTCGTCGGTTTAG
- the LOC110884288 gene encoding G-type lectin S-receptor-like serine/threonine-protein kinase At4g27290 isoform X2, producing MFWIIMEDQYMHTYIILFLLILLSLDCTALDTIYANQDIKDGKATLVSDGETFELGFFSPGKSNNRYLGIWYKKISHGTVVWVANREQPITDTSGMLKLSRHGNLVIRSGGNPMVWSSNSTGNNTVVVAQLLDTGNFVVWNKNKMIWQSFDYPGDTFLPGMKIGKDLVTGLQWCLTSWKSPDDPSVGEYRNIHDTNGYPQNLWWHGEILQGRLGPWNGLGFSGSPVEKENQIYSPEFIMNEKEIYTAYQLKSRVLQRVVLTWDGKTLILQWIERIKDWIVYANAVVDICDRFSLCGPFGICSINKHPPCICMKGFEPRNREEWEASDWASGCIRKKPLQCGNGSGDGFWKIARVKVPDTRRVWYNVSMTLKECEMTCKGSCSCTGYTSLDIRNGGSGCLLWLDELLDTREYEADQDIYIRMAASELEVAYACRKIRKTPHMKGQGNWYALDAKNTSLQMEQLDDLQCYSLHEVARATGNFSISNKIGQGGFGPVYKGVLKDGREIAVKRLSETSQQGLDEFKNEVICIAKLQHRNLVKLLGYCAHQNELILIYEYMTNKSLDWFLFDETRSLMLNWPQRFKIIHGIARGILYLHQDSRLQVIHRDLKAANILLDGDMNPKISDFGLARNFVGHDTITKTKKVVGTHGYIPPEYAVHGRFSIKSDVFSFGVLVLEIICGKRNREFFHADHSDNLLGHAWRLYKDGRSIGLLSASLQASCVVSEVLRSIHIALLCVQHHPEDRPTMWSVVLMLVGEGPLPKPKPPAFFTEESYNELESLPSVDECTITVLYAR from the exons ATGTTTTGGATCATCATGGAGGAccaatacatgcatacatacattaTTCTTTTCCTTTTGATCTTGCTGTCATTAGATTGTACTGCACTAGATACAATATATGCAAATCAAGATATCAAAGATGGTAAAGCCACCCTTGTTTCTGATGGAGAAACGTTTGAATTGGGCTTTTTTAGTCCAGGGAAATCCAACAACCGATACCTGGGGATATGGTACAAGAAGATATCACATGGCACTGTTGTATGGGTTGCTAACCGGGAGCAACCAATCACAGATACATCAGGCATGCTCAAACTCAGCAGACATGGAAACCTGGTGATTCGTAGTGGCGGCAACCCCATGGTCTGGTCATCGAATTCAACGGGTAATAATACTGTGGTGGTGGCGCAGCTTTTAGATACTGGAAATTTTGTTGTGtggaataaaaataaaatgatTTGGCAAAGTTTTGACTATCCAGGGGACACCTTTCTTCCAGGAATGAAAATAGGGAAGGATTTGGTAACTGGGTTGCAGTGGTGCCTGACCTCTTGGAAGAGCCCCGATGATCCTTCTGTTGGTGAGTATAGGAATATACATGACACGAATGGATATCCACAAAATTTATGGTGGCATGGTGAAATTTTACAGGGAAGACTTGGACCGTGGAATGGTCTCGGCTTTAGTGGTTCTCCTGTTGAAAAAGAAAATCAGATTTACTCGCCTGAGTTTATCATGAATGAAAAGGAAATCTATACCGCATACCAACTTAAAAGTAGAGTTCTTCAACGGGTGGTTTTGACATGGGATGGCAAGACACTGATTTTGCAATGGATTGAGCGAATCAAAGACTGGATTGTGTATGCAAACGCTGTAGTAGATATTTGTGATCGGTTTTCTCTCTGCGGTCCTTTTGGAATCTGTAGCATTAACAAGCACCCACCTTGTATTTGTATGAAAGGGTTTGAACCAAGAAATCGAGAGGAATGGGAGGCATCAGATTGGGCGAGTGGGTGTATACGCAAAAAGCCTCTGCAATGTGGGAATGGAAGTGGTGATGGTTTTTGGAAAATTGCAAGAGTAAAGGTACCAGACACACGACGGGTGTGGTATAATGTGAGCATGACCCTCAAAGAATGTGAGATGACTTGCAAAGGAAGCTGCTCTTGTACAGGGTATACAAGTTTAGATATCAGAAATGGAGGAAGCGGATGTTTGTTGTGGCTTGATGAGCTTTTGGACACAAGAGAATACGAAGCAGATCAAGATATTTACATAAGAATGGCAGCCTCTGAGTTAGAAG TGGCATATGCCTGTAGAAAGATAAGGAAAACCCCTCACATGAAAGGACAAG GAAACTGGTATGCGCTTGATGCAAAGAATACAAGTCTGCAGATGGAACAACTTGATGATTTACAATGTTATAGTCTACATGAAGTAGCTAGGGCCACAGGTAACTTCAGTATCTCCAATAAGATTGGACAAGGCGGTTTTGGTCCGGTTTACAAG GGTGTGTTGAAGGATGGAAGAGAAATAGCTGTGAAGCGGCTCTCAGAAACATCCCAACAAGGGCTTGATGAGTTCAAGAATGAAGTTATCTGTATTGCAAAACTTCAGCATCGAAATCTTGTGAAGCTTCTTGGATACTGTGCTCATCAAAATGAACTGATTTTGATTTATGAGTACATGACTAACAAAAGCTTGGACTGGTTTCTTTTTG ATGAAACCAGAAGCTTAATGCTTAACTGGCCTCAACGATTTAAAATAATACATGGGATAGCTCGAGGTATCCTCTATCTACATCAAGATTCTCGCCTTCAAGTTATCCACAGAGATCTCAAGGCAGCTAATATTTTGCTAGACGGCGACATGAATCCAAAAATATCTGACTTCGGCCTTGCTAGAAATTTTGTAGGACATGATACCATTACTAAGACAAAGAAAGTGGTCGGAACACA TGGTTACATTCCTCCAGAGTACGCAGTACACGGGCGTTTTTCTATAAAATCTGATGTATTTAGTTTTGGTGTTCTCGTGTTGGAGATAATCTGCGGGAAGAGAAACAGAGAATTCTTTCATGCAGACCATAGTGATAACCTTCTTGGACAT GCATGGAGACTGtataaagatggaaggtccattGGATTGTTGAGTGCATCTTTACAGGCCTCATGTGTGGTCTCTGAAGTACTAAGATCAATACATATTGCGCTGTTATGTGTGCAGCATCATCCAGAAGATAGACCAACTATGTGGTCAGTGGTTTTGATGCTGGTTGGTGAGGGACCACTTCCTAAACCTAAACCACCTGCTTTTTTCACTGAAGAGAGCTACAATGAACTTGAATCTCTTCCATCAGTTGATGAATGCACAATAACAGTATTGTATGCCCGATAG
- the LOC110884288 gene encoding G-type lectin S-receptor-like serine/threonine-protein kinase At4g27290 isoform X3 — MFWIIMEDQYMHTYIILFLLILLSLDCTALDTIYANQDIKDGKATLVSDGETFELGFFSPGKSNNRYLGIWYKKISHGTVVWVANREQPITDTSGMLKLSRHGNLVIRSGGNPMVWSSNSTGDTFLPGMKIGKDLVTGLQWCLTSWKSPDDPSVGEYRNIHDTNGYPQNLWWHGEILQGRLGPWNGLGFSGSPVEKENQIYSPEFIMNEKEIYTAYQLKSRVLQRVVLTWDGKTLILQWIERIKDWIVYANAVVDICDRFSLCGPFGICSINKHPPCICMKGFEPRNREEWEASDWASGCIRKKPLQCGNGSGDGFWKIARVKVPDTRRVWYNVSMTLKECEMTCKGSCSCTGYTSLDIRNGGSGCLLWLDELLDTREYEADQDIYIRMAASELEGLVDSLSNFNKKKRTLIVVLLTSTAMLLLFAVAYACRKIRKTPHMKGQGNWYALDAKNTSLQMEQLDDLQCYSLHEVARATGNFSISNKIGQGGFGPVYKGVLKDGREIAVKRLSETSQQGLDEFKNEVICIAKLQHRNLVKLLGYCAHQNELILIYEYMTNKSLDWFLFDETRSLMLNWPQRFKIIHGIARGILYLHQDSRLQVIHRDLKAANILLDGDMNPKISDFGLARNFVGHDTITKTKKVVGTHGYIPPEYAVHGRFSIKSDVFSFGVLVLEIICGKRNREFFHADHSDNLLGHAWRLYKDGRSIGLLSASLQASCVVSEVLRSIHIALLCVQHHPEDRPTMWSVVLMLVGEGPLPKPKPPAFFTEESYNELESLPSVDECTITVLYAR; from the exons ATGTTTTGGATCATCATGGAGGAccaatacatgcatacatacattaTTCTTTTCCTTTTGATCTTGCTGTCATTAGATTGTACTGCACTAGATACAATATATGCAAATCAAGATATCAAAGATGGTAAAGCCACCCTTGTTTCTGATGGAGAAACGTTTGAATTGGGCTTTTTTAGTCCAGGGAAATCCAACAACCGATACCTGGGGATATGGTACAAGAAGATATCACATGGCACTGTTGTATGGGTTGCTAACCGGGAGCAACCAATCACAGATACATCAGGCATGCTCAAACTCAGCAGACATGGAAACCTGGTGATTCGTAGTGGCGGCAACCCCATGGTCTGGTCATCGAATTCAACGG GGGACACCTTTCTTCCAGGAATGAAAATAGGGAAGGATTTGGTAACTGGGTTGCAGTGGTGCCTGACCTCTTGGAAGAGCCCCGATGATCCTTCTGTTGGTGAGTATAGGAATATACATGACACGAATGGATATCCACAAAATTTATGGTGGCATGGTGAAATTTTACAGGGAAGACTTGGACCGTGGAATGGTCTCGGCTTTAGTGGTTCTCCTGTTGAAAAAGAAAATCAGATTTACTCGCCTGAGTTTATCATGAATGAAAAGGAAATCTATACCGCATACCAACTTAAAAGTAGAGTTCTTCAACGGGTGGTTTTGACATGGGATGGCAAGACACTGATTTTGCAATGGATTGAGCGAATCAAAGACTGGATTGTGTATGCAAACGCTGTAGTAGATATTTGTGATCGGTTTTCTCTCTGCGGTCCTTTTGGAATCTGTAGCATTAACAAGCACCCACCTTGTATTTGTATGAAAGGGTTTGAACCAAGAAATCGAGAGGAATGGGAGGCATCAGATTGGGCGAGTGGGTGTATACGCAAAAAGCCTCTGCAATGTGGGAATGGAAGTGGTGATGGTTTTTGGAAAATTGCAAGAGTAAAGGTACCAGACACACGACGGGTGTGGTATAATGTGAGCATGACCCTCAAAGAATGTGAGATGACTTGCAAAGGAAGCTGCTCTTGTACAGGGTATACAAGTTTAGATATCAGAAATGGAGGAAGCGGATGTTTGTTGTGGCTTGATGAGCTTTTGGACACAAGAGAATACGAAGCAGATCAAGATATTTACATAAGAATGGCAGCCTCTGAGTTAGAAG GTCTTGTGGACTCTCTGTCCAATTTCAACAAAAAGAAAAGAACACTTATAGTGGTGTTATTAACTTCAACAGCTATGCTACTTCTCTTCGCAGTGGCATATGCCTGTAGAAAGATAAGGAAAACCCCTCACATGAAAGGACAAG GAAACTGGTATGCGCTTGATGCAAAGAATACAAGTCTGCAGATGGAACAACTTGATGATTTACAATGTTATAGTCTACATGAAGTAGCTAGGGCCACAGGTAACTTCAGTATCTCCAATAAGATTGGACAAGGCGGTTTTGGTCCGGTTTACAAG GGTGTGTTGAAGGATGGAAGAGAAATAGCTGTGAAGCGGCTCTCAGAAACATCCCAACAAGGGCTTGATGAGTTCAAGAATGAAGTTATCTGTATTGCAAAACTTCAGCATCGAAATCTTGTGAAGCTTCTTGGATACTGTGCTCATCAAAATGAACTGATTTTGATTTATGAGTACATGACTAACAAAAGCTTGGACTGGTTTCTTTTTG ATGAAACCAGAAGCTTAATGCTTAACTGGCCTCAACGATTTAAAATAATACATGGGATAGCTCGAGGTATCCTCTATCTACATCAAGATTCTCGCCTTCAAGTTATCCACAGAGATCTCAAGGCAGCTAATATTTTGCTAGACGGCGACATGAATCCAAAAATATCTGACTTCGGCCTTGCTAGAAATTTTGTAGGACATGATACCATTACTAAGACAAAGAAAGTGGTCGGAACACA TGGTTACATTCCTCCAGAGTACGCAGTACACGGGCGTTTTTCTATAAAATCTGATGTATTTAGTTTTGGTGTTCTCGTGTTGGAGATAATCTGCGGGAAGAGAAACAGAGAATTCTTTCATGCAGACCATAGTGATAACCTTCTTGGACAT GCATGGAGACTGtataaagatggaaggtccattGGATTGTTGAGTGCATCTTTACAGGCCTCATGTGTGGTCTCTGAAGTACTAAGATCAATACATATTGCGCTGTTATGTGTGCAGCATCATCCAGAAGATAGACCAACTATGTGGTCAGTGGTTTTGATGCTGGTTGGTGAGGGACCACTTCCTAAACCTAAACCACCTGCTTTTTTCACTGAAGAGAGCTACAATGAACTTGAATCTCTTCCATCAGTTGATGAATGCACAATAACAGTATTGTATGCCCGATAG
- the LOC110884288 gene encoding G-type lectin S-receptor-like serine/threonine-protein kinase At4g27290 isoform X1 translates to MFWIIMEDQYMHTYIILFLLILLSLDCTALDTIYANQDIKDGKATLVSDGETFELGFFSPGKSNNRYLGIWYKKISHGTVVWVANREQPITDTSGMLKLSRHGNLVIRSGGNPMVWSSNSTGNNTVVVAQLLDTGNFVVWNKNKMIWQSFDYPGDTFLPGMKIGKDLVTGLQWCLTSWKSPDDPSVGEYRNIHDTNGYPQNLWWHGEILQGRLGPWNGLGFSGSPVEKENQIYSPEFIMNEKEIYTAYQLKSRVLQRVVLTWDGKTLILQWIERIKDWIVYANAVVDICDRFSLCGPFGICSINKHPPCICMKGFEPRNREEWEASDWASGCIRKKPLQCGNGSGDGFWKIARVKVPDTRRVWYNVSMTLKECEMTCKGSCSCTGYTSLDIRNGGSGCLLWLDELLDTREYEADQDIYIRMAASELEGLVDSLSNFNKKKRTLIVVLLTSTAMLLLFAVAYACRKIRKTPHMKGQGNWYALDAKNTSLQMEQLDDLQCYSLHEVARATGNFSISNKIGQGGFGPVYKGVLKDGREIAVKRLSETSQQGLDEFKNEVICIAKLQHRNLVKLLGYCAHQNELILIYEYMTNKSLDWFLFDETRSLMLNWPQRFKIIHGIARGILYLHQDSRLQVIHRDLKAANILLDGDMNPKISDFGLARNFVGHDTITKTKKVVGTHGYIPPEYAVHGRFSIKSDVFSFGVLVLEIICGKRNREFFHADHSDNLLGHAWRLYKDGRSIGLLSASLQASCVVSEVLRSIHIALLCVQHHPEDRPTMWSVVLMLVGEGPLPKPKPPAFFTEESYNELESLPSVDECTITVLYAR, encoded by the exons ATGTTTTGGATCATCATGGAGGAccaatacatgcatacatacattaTTCTTTTCCTTTTGATCTTGCTGTCATTAGATTGTACTGCACTAGATACAATATATGCAAATCAAGATATCAAAGATGGTAAAGCCACCCTTGTTTCTGATGGAGAAACGTTTGAATTGGGCTTTTTTAGTCCAGGGAAATCCAACAACCGATACCTGGGGATATGGTACAAGAAGATATCACATGGCACTGTTGTATGGGTTGCTAACCGGGAGCAACCAATCACAGATACATCAGGCATGCTCAAACTCAGCAGACATGGAAACCTGGTGATTCGTAGTGGCGGCAACCCCATGGTCTGGTCATCGAATTCAACGGGTAATAATACTGTGGTGGTGGCGCAGCTTTTAGATACTGGAAATTTTGTTGTGtggaataaaaataaaatgatTTGGCAAAGTTTTGACTATCCAGGGGACACCTTTCTTCCAGGAATGAAAATAGGGAAGGATTTGGTAACTGGGTTGCAGTGGTGCCTGACCTCTTGGAAGAGCCCCGATGATCCTTCTGTTGGTGAGTATAGGAATATACATGACACGAATGGATATCCACAAAATTTATGGTGGCATGGTGAAATTTTACAGGGAAGACTTGGACCGTGGAATGGTCTCGGCTTTAGTGGTTCTCCTGTTGAAAAAGAAAATCAGATTTACTCGCCTGAGTTTATCATGAATGAAAAGGAAATCTATACCGCATACCAACTTAAAAGTAGAGTTCTTCAACGGGTGGTTTTGACATGGGATGGCAAGACACTGATTTTGCAATGGATTGAGCGAATCAAAGACTGGATTGTGTATGCAAACGCTGTAGTAGATATTTGTGATCGGTTTTCTCTCTGCGGTCCTTTTGGAATCTGTAGCATTAACAAGCACCCACCTTGTATTTGTATGAAAGGGTTTGAACCAAGAAATCGAGAGGAATGGGAGGCATCAGATTGGGCGAGTGGGTGTATACGCAAAAAGCCTCTGCAATGTGGGAATGGAAGTGGTGATGGTTTTTGGAAAATTGCAAGAGTAAAGGTACCAGACACACGACGGGTGTGGTATAATGTGAGCATGACCCTCAAAGAATGTGAGATGACTTGCAAAGGAAGCTGCTCTTGTACAGGGTATACAAGTTTAGATATCAGAAATGGAGGAAGCGGATGTTTGTTGTGGCTTGATGAGCTTTTGGACACAAGAGAATACGAAGCAGATCAAGATATTTACATAAGAATGGCAGCCTCTGAGTTAGAAG GTCTTGTGGACTCTCTGTCCAATTTCAACAAAAAGAAAAGAACACTTATAGTGGTGTTATTAACTTCAACAGCTATGCTACTTCTCTTCGCAGTGGCATATGCCTGTAGAAAGATAAGGAAAACCCCTCACATGAAAGGACAAG GAAACTGGTATGCGCTTGATGCAAAGAATACAAGTCTGCAGATGGAACAACTTGATGATTTACAATGTTATAGTCTACATGAAGTAGCTAGGGCCACAGGTAACTTCAGTATCTCCAATAAGATTGGACAAGGCGGTTTTGGTCCGGTTTACAAG GGTGTGTTGAAGGATGGAAGAGAAATAGCTGTGAAGCGGCTCTCAGAAACATCCCAACAAGGGCTTGATGAGTTCAAGAATGAAGTTATCTGTATTGCAAAACTTCAGCATCGAAATCTTGTGAAGCTTCTTGGATACTGTGCTCATCAAAATGAACTGATTTTGATTTATGAGTACATGACTAACAAAAGCTTGGACTGGTTTCTTTTTG ATGAAACCAGAAGCTTAATGCTTAACTGGCCTCAACGATTTAAAATAATACATGGGATAGCTCGAGGTATCCTCTATCTACATCAAGATTCTCGCCTTCAAGTTATCCACAGAGATCTCAAGGCAGCTAATATTTTGCTAGACGGCGACATGAATCCAAAAATATCTGACTTCGGCCTTGCTAGAAATTTTGTAGGACATGATACCATTACTAAGACAAAGAAAGTGGTCGGAACACA TGGTTACATTCCTCCAGAGTACGCAGTACACGGGCGTTTTTCTATAAAATCTGATGTATTTAGTTTTGGTGTTCTCGTGTTGGAGATAATCTGCGGGAAGAGAAACAGAGAATTCTTTCATGCAGACCATAGTGATAACCTTCTTGGACAT GCATGGAGACTGtataaagatggaaggtccattGGATTGTTGAGTGCATCTTTACAGGCCTCATGTGTGGTCTCTGAAGTACTAAGATCAATACATATTGCGCTGTTATGTGTGCAGCATCATCCAGAAGATAGACCAACTATGTGGTCAGTGGTTTTGATGCTGGTTGGTGAGGGACCACTTCCTAAACCTAAACCACCTGCTTTTTTCACTGAAGAGAGCTACAATGAACTTGAATCTCTTCCATCAGTTGATGAATGCACAATAACAGTATTGTATGCCCGATAG
- the LOC110881015 gene encoding pentatricopeptide repeat-containing protein At5g40410, mitochondrial — protein MERNSSVWGALHNGCKVYGDIELGELVAQKLINLNPSDPRNYIMLSSIYSKAGRWVDFSRVRALMKDQGPMKIAGCSFIEHDHKIHRFVVSDQANTDIERIYAKLNELMSKIEKVGYIANTEFVLHDVEEDVKGDLVKSHSEKLAIAFGLLVYSDNVPIIITKNLRICGDCHNMAKFVSSVEKRVIIIRDTRRFHHFADGLCSCGDYW, from the coding sequence ATGGAGCGCAACTCTAGTGTTTGGGGAGCACTACATAACGGTTGTAAGGTTTATGGAGACATAGAGCTCGGTGAGTTAGTTGCACAGAAGTTAATAAATTTAAATCCGTCGGACCCAAGAAATTATATCATGCTTTCAAGTATATACTCTAAAGCGGGCCGTTGGGTTGACTTTTCAAGAGTCAGAGCGTTAATGAAAGACCAAGGTCCTATGAAAATCGCGGGTTGTAGCTTTATTGAACATGATCACAAGATTCATAGGTTTGTAGTGAGTGATCAAGCGAACACCGACATCGAGCGTATATACGCAAAGTTAAACGAGTTAATGAGCAAAATTGAGAAGGTTGGGTATATAGCTAATACCGAGTTTGTTCTTCATGATGTAGAGGAGGACGTTAAGGGCGATTTGGTAAAAAGCCACAGTGAAAAACTTGCTATTGCATTTGGTCTTTTGGTGTATAGTGACAATGTGCCTAttataatcactaagaatttgaGGATTTGTGGTGATTGCCATAACATGGCAAAGTTTGTATCGAGTGTTGAAAAGCGCGTGATCATCATTCGGGATACAAGGAGATTTCACCATTTTGCTGATGGGTTGTGCTCTTGTGGAGATTATTGGTAA